A stretch of the Rosa rugosa chromosome 5, drRosRugo1.1, whole genome shotgun sequence genome encodes the following:
- the LOC133708057 gene encoding uncharacterized protein LOC133708057 isoform X2, with protein sequence MACNYCKEVGHFKNQCPKLRRFNYNNSGWRGGNNTGGRGGRGGGQRGKAAVQLVPEPDFYGIAGQDPSQESVHQGDHGQGRPEGETVSLGLHVRRANTSTGTAFSPDIEF encoded by the exons ATGGCTTGCAACTATTGCAAGGAAGTTGGccatttcaagaatcaatgtcCTAAGCTGCGAAGATTTAATTACAACAACTCTGGTTGGAGAGGAGGCAATAATACTGGAGGACGTGGAGGACGTGGTGGTGGTCAAAGAGGCAAAGCGGCAGTCCAATTGGTGCCAGAACCTGACTTCTACGGCATTGCAGGGCAAGATCCCTCACAGG aatctgtgcaccagggtgatcatgggcaagggagacctgagggggagactgtttcacttggattgcatgtacgcagAGCCAACACAAGCACCGGAACAGCCTTTAGCCCTGACATTGAATTCTGA
- the LOC133708057 gene encoding uncharacterized protein LOC133708057 isoform X1, translated as MACNYCKEVGHFKNQCPKLRRFNYNNSGWRGGNNTGGRGGRGGGQRGKAAVQLVPEPDFYGIAGQDPSQGNVSLTKGTRESVHQGDHGQGRPEGETVSLGLHVRRANTSTGTAFSPDIEF; from the exons ATGGCTTGCAACTATTGCAAGGAAGTTGGccatttcaagaatcaatgtcCTAAGCTGCGAAGATTTAATTACAACAACTCTGGTTGGAGAGGAGGCAATAATACTGGAGGACGTGGAGGACGTGGTGGTGGTCAAAGAGGCAAAGCGGCAGTCCAATTGGTGCCAGAACCTGACTTCTACGGCATTGCAGGGCAAGATCCCTCACAGGGTAATGTTTCCTTGACTAAGGgaactcgag aatctgtgcaccagggtgatcatgggcaagggagacctgagggggagactgtttcacttggattgcatgtacgcagAGCCAACACAAGCACCGGAACAGCCTTTAGCCCTGACATTGAATTCTGA